One segment of Synechococcus sp. A15-24 DNA contains the following:
- a CDS encoding Npun_F0494 family protein, which yields MRCLPFAAELYRELQQQGLDAHTIWQNRSRFGRGPSWPGDGERLEDDLRWLITVGVLRREVDGQGLTSRFRLTPLGRDLLDSHQAELLKPADWNDRLRHALRRRWPF from the coding sequence ATGCGCTGCCTGCCCTTCGCGGCGGAGCTCTACCGGGAGCTTCAGCAGCAGGGGCTGGATGCCCACACCATCTGGCAAAACAGGTCTCGCTTTGGCCGTGGCCCGTCCTGGCCAGGCGATGGGGAACGACTGGAAGACGACCTGCGCTGGCTGATCACCGTTGGTGTGCTGCGACGGGAAGTGGACGGCCAGGGGCTCACCAGTCGCTTTCGGCTCACCCCCCTCGGACGTGACCTGCTGGATAGCCATCAGGCTGAGCTGCTGAAGCCAGCGGACTGGAACGATCGCTTGCGGCATGCGCTGCGGCGCCGCTGGCCCTTTTGA
- a CDS encoding mechanosensitive ion channel domain-containing protein, which yields MSRVPSQTTPGALVNGSAVGPDAACGSGVDTGFHPDRSGGISCSTAGQAGAVRRKFKLAKVRILGVPAITVASPVQLGDQRGIEASVRARVIEGNLRALYDPNQLCSFSERLSEWMLDSLLQSDAHVCTAGQRYGLDRSGTPLTLEVLRNGSGPYELAARLPGRKQPFPLLTVTRADAEINGARELALAQAWREHLEERLNHARRIYAPPQLARRFRLALVLELLLLLLFAAMLLLWRRLRQRTSRLHGELRTRGRSDRRSETRLHAEQALSIGVLLLMLYLLVLMFGVVVVAIPSQVPLGIELVLQPSLAVIKFLAVTLAAFLLRSLSTFLLSQWAADVDVPQRLQARRQQRYCSLLSTTHRLINVVGIGVVLLWVLLDIPGVRSASVSLLLAGGALLGALAFVFQGLLRDFSAGLVMLLEDRYAIGDWIEVEGIEGEVIEMGLFSTQIRCLDQRMNILDNSSILQMRNHTKLRSGSLVTFVISHRQTDLEIVYRTLALEIEDFSLDPVWGSRLLGDPILRGVKRTTALGVQMQVLLVTRAGEQWTTEREFQRRALRALHRRGDQLADGLDLGSVLPLTAGGR from the coding sequence TTGAGCCGTGTTCCGTCTCAGACGACGCCTGGGGCTCTGGTCAACGGCAGTGCTGTTGGCCCTGATGCCGCTTGTGGCTCAGGCGTCGATACTGGATTTCATCCCGACCGGTCCGGCGGGATCTCCTGCTCAACAGCAGGACAAGCAGGCGCAGTTCGAAGGAAATTCAAGCTGGCCAAGGTCCGGATTCTCGGGGTGCCCGCCATCACCGTCGCCAGCCCGGTGCAGCTGGGGGACCAGCGCGGGATTGAGGCCTCGGTGAGAGCCAGGGTGATTGAAGGCAATCTGCGCGCTCTTTACGACCCAAACCAGCTCTGCAGTTTCAGCGAGCGGCTCAGCGAGTGGATGCTGGACAGCCTTCTTCAGTCCGATGCGCACGTCTGCACGGCTGGTCAGCGCTACGGCCTGGATCGGTCCGGCACGCCGTTGACCCTGGAGGTGCTGCGGAACGGCAGTGGTCCCTATGAGCTGGCGGCACGGCTGCCGGGACGCAAGCAACCCTTCCCGCTGTTGACCGTGACCCGTGCCGATGCGGAGATCAATGGGGCACGGGAGTTGGCCCTGGCCCAGGCCTGGCGGGAACACCTGGAGGAGCGGCTGAACCATGCCCGCCGGATCTATGCACCGCCGCAGTTGGCCCGACGCTTCCGTCTGGCCTTGGTGTTGGAACTGCTGCTGCTGCTGTTGTTTGCGGCGATGTTGCTGCTCTGGCGGCGACTACGGCAACGCACTTCACGCCTGCATGGTGAGCTGCGGACCCGGGGGCGTTCTGATCGCAGGAGCGAAACTCGGTTGCACGCAGAACAGGCCCTGAGCATCGGCGTGCTGTTGCTGATGCTCTACCTGCTGGTGCTGATGTTCGGTGTGGTGGTGGTGGCGATCCCCAGTCAGGTTCCCCTGGGGATTGAGCTGGTGTTGCAGCCATCGCTTGCTGTGATCAAGTTTCTGGCGGTAACGCTGGCAGCGTTCCTGCTGCGCAGCTTGAGCACTTTCCTGCTCAGCCAGTGGGCGGCGGATGTGGATGTTCCTCAGCGGCTTCAGGCCCGGCGTCAGCAGCGCTATTGCAGTTTGCTGAGCACAACGCATCGGTTGATCAACGTGGTCGGGATCGGGGTGGTGCTGCTCTGGGTGCTGCTGGATATCCCTGGCGTTCGTTCCGCGTCGGTGTCGCTGTTGCTGGCCGGTGGTGCCTTGCTGGGAGCGCTGGCGTTTGTGTTCCAGGGATTGCTGAGGGATTTTTCTGCAGGGTTGGTGATGCTGCTGGAGGACCGCTACGCCATCGGCGACTGGATCGAGGTGGAGGGCATCGAGGGAGAAGTGATTGAGATGGGCCTGTTCAGCACCCAGATCCGCTGCCTGGACCAACGGATGAACATCCTCGACAACTCCTCGATCCTGCAGATGCGGAACCACACGAAGCTGCGCTCGGGAAGTCTGGTCACGTTTGTGATTTCACATCGACAAACGGATCTGGAGATTGTCTACAGAACCCTGGCGCTCGAGATCGAGGACTTCTCTCTCGACCCTGTGTGGGGCAGCCGGCTGCTGGGGGATCCGATCCTGCGGGGCGTCAAGCGCACCACGGCTCTTGGGGTTCAGATGCAGGTGTTGCTGGTGACCCGCGCCGGCGAGCAATGGACGACGGAGCGGGAGTTTCAACGCCGTGCTCTGCGGGCGTTGCATCGCCGAGGGGATCAGCTGGCAGACGGATTGGATCTGGGCAGCGTGCTGCCGCTAACGGCCGGAGGCCGTTGA
- a CDS encoding nucleoside triphosphate pyrophosphatase: protein MLLLASASPARRRLLELAQIPHRVRVSGVDESTIKNDDPAQLVQQLALAKAKAVSDGSDAEISLVLGCDSLLLFEGEVFGKPQDAEEAAARWRRMAGGSGELLTGHALLVRSGENRLACVSTRVHFAAITEKEIQAYVATGEPLHCAGGFALEGRGAPLIAGLEGCYSNVIGLSLPWLRSILRDSTMNSLTPG, encoded by the coding sequence GTGCTGCTTCTGGCCTCTGCCTCGCCGGCTCGCCGCCGGCTGCTTGAACTGGCGCAGATTCCCCATCGCGTGCGCGTCAGCGGAGTGGATGAAAGCACCATCAAGAACGACGACCCCGCCCAGCTGGTGCAGCAGTTGGCCTTGGCGAAGGCCAAAGCTGTTTCGGACGGAAGCGACGCTGAGATCTCCTTGGTGTTGGGGTGCGATTCGCTTCTGCTGTTCGAGGGGGAGGTGTTTGGCAAACCGCAGGATGCGGAGGAAGCTGCTGCGCGCTGGCGGCGCATGGCCGGAGGCAGCGGCGAGTTGCTCACCGGGCACGCCCTGCTGGTTCGCAGCGGCGAGAACCGCCTGGCCTGCGTCAGCACCCGCGTCCATTTCGCTGCAATAACTGAAAAAGAGATCCAGGCCTATGTCGCCACCGGAGAGCCGCTTCACTGTGCCGGCGGTTTCGCCCTCGAGGGCCGCGGGGCTCCTTTGATTGCCGGTTTGGAAGGTTGTTATTCCAACGTGATCGGCCTGAGCCTGCCTTGGCTGCGATCCATTCTCAGGGACAGCACAATGAATTCATTAACGCCAGGTTGA